From Humisphaera borealis, the proteins below share one genomic window:
- a CDS encoding AtpZ/AtpI family protein gives MAESPRPPESEKKDAGAHADDLLKATPDPHRESQQSSEELATWHRLAGVGIEFIVAFGLFAWLGWWLDKKFATGPWLLIAGCALGFTSGLWSLIKAARKMM, from the coding sequence ATGGCGGAGTCACCGCGGCCTCCTGAATCAGAAAAAAAAGACGCCGGCGCTCACGCCGACGACCTGTTAAAGGCGACGCCAGACCCGCACCGCGAGAGCCAGCAGTCGTCGGAAGAATTGGCGACCTGGCATCGGCTGGCGGGTGTCGGGATCGAGTTTATCGTCGCCTTCGGGTTGTTCGCATGGCTCGGCTGGTGGCTGGATAAGAAGTTCGCGACCGGGCCGTGGCTACTGATCGCGGGTTGTGCCCTCGGGTTCACCAGCGGCCTTTGGAGCCTGATCAAGGCCGCCCGGAAGATGATGTGA